The following are encoded in a window of Salinibacter ruber DSM 13855 genomic DNA:
- a CDS encoding PKD domain-containing protein, which produces MVALRSVRTLVLSAGGAVLLVGLLFGVLLPSAHAQSQRADDMFYGRLGGGLSDFTSDLSSWRPTHPFGGGKFTRGAGPPFVFVGEVGYQFSPHWALGIGIQGGNYPVEVYPEIEGISDSYRYTPRVLGRYTMGGGAVAPYVDLGVHATLGGDRPPTRIGAGPSVGGGVDIRLGRAASLYVESRVNLTVPSGAVDGSDAGTRFDVTGQLLGIGLKVHLTAPTPPRIIRLEGPDTLDTGTSVTFAATVNEEAADRPLDYQWDFGDGATATGRTATHAYDRPGRYVVSFSARNRAGTAEASTAVVAEPPPEPPQIATARATPEPAAAGAAVQFSAAATGGNPIAYEWRFGDGASAEAASPTHTYETPGTYTARLRVSNPDGDDTRTVTVRVARPAGADTSGAAAAAQNSADSSGTGPPAVPPADTSAQERWGIVVASMSEEGQAAPVARRYRERLPEPLRVEVRGAESDRGVRRHRVVIGPFEGTEAAQQVLRERAEMLPSGAWLLRLE; this is translated from the coding sequence ATGGTTGCTCTTCGTTCTGTGCGCACACTCGTGCTGTCGGCAGGGGGGGCGGTGCTCCTCGTGGGGCTGTTGTTTGGCGTCCTCCTACCGTCCGCACACGCCCAATCCCAGCGGGCGGACGATATGTTCTACGGCAGGCTCGGGGGTGGGCTCTCTGATTTTACGAGCGACCTGTCGTCGTGGCGCCCGACGCATCCATTTGGGGGCGGAAAGTTCACGCGAGGGGCAGGCCCTCCGTTCGTCTTCGTTGGGGAGGTGGGGTACCAGTTTTCGCCGCACTGGGCCCTGGGGATCGGGATACAAGGGGGCAACTACCCTGTGGAGGTATACCCCGAGATCGAAGGCATTTCGGACTCGTACCGCTACACCCCGCGCGTGCTAGGGCGCTACACGATGGGGGGCGGGGCCGTCGCCCCGTACGTGGACCTGGGGGTGCACGCCACGCTCGGGGGGGACCGTCCTCCAACGCGCATCGGAGCCGGCCCCTCCGTGGGCGGCGGCGTGGACATCCGGCTGGGGCGGGCGGCCTCGCTCTACGTGGAGTCGCGTGTCAACCTGACCGTTCCGAGTGGGGCCGTGGACGGATCCGACGCCGGGACCCGGTTCGACGTGACCGGTCAGCTTCTCGGAATCGGGCTGAAGGTACACCTCACGGCCCCGACCCCGCCGCGGATCATCCGACTGGAGGGGCCGGATACGCTGGACACCGGCACGTCGGTGACGTTCGCGGCGACCGTCAACGAGGAGGCGGCCGACCGGCCCCTGGACTACCAGTGGGACTTCGGCGATGGCGCGACCGCGACCGGGCGAACGGCGACGCATGCCTACGACCGGCCCGGGCGGTACGTCGTCTCCTTCTCGGCCCGCAACAGGGCCGGAACGGCGGAGGCGTCCACGGCCGTCGTGGCCGAGCCGCCCCCGGAGCCCCCTCAGATTGCGACGGCCCGCGCCACACCGGAGCCGGCGGCCGCGGGGGCGGCGGTGCAGTTTAGTGCGGCGGCCACGGGAGGCAATCCGATTGCGTACGAGTGGCGGTTTGGGGACGGCGCAAGCGCGGAGGCGGCGTCTCCCACCCACACCTACGAGACCCCGGGCACGTACACCGCACGGCTCCGGGTGTCCAACCCGGACGGAGACGACACCCGAACGGTGACGGTCCGGGTGGCCCGGCCCGCCGGGGCGGACACGAGCGGGGCGGCCGCAGCGGCACAGAATTCCGCCGATTCCTCGGGGACGGGTCCCCCGGCTGTCCCTCCGGCCGACACGTCCGCGCAGGAGCGGTGGGGGATCGTCGTCGCCTCCATGAGCGAGGAAGGGCAGGCGGCACCTGTGGCCCGCCGGTATCGCGAACGGCTTCCGGAGCCGCTGCGTGTGGAGGTGCGCGGGGCCGAGAGCGATCGGGGCGTACGGCGGCACCGGGTGGTAATCGGGCCGTTTGAGGGGACGGAGGCGGCCCAGCAGGTCCTCAGGGAGCGGGCGGAGATGCTGCCGTCGGGGGCGTGGCTCCTTCGTCTCGAGTAG